The window GGAGAAACCGTCCAGGACACCGGCGAGGTAAGCGCCCATGTGGGAAAGGGGACACACACCACCACGTCCCGGGATCTGATCATGATGCCCCAGGGCGGCATGATCATCGATAACCCCGGCATCCGTGAAGTCAGCTTCTGGGATATTGACCAGGGTGTTGAATCGACATTTCCGGAAATAGAAGAGCTGGGAACACAATGCCGGTTTTCAGACTGCACCCACACCCATGAACCCGGGTGCAGGGTTCTTAAGGCAATCCGGGACGCAGAACTGACGGAAGCCAGGCTGGAAAATTACCTTAAGATGAAGCGGGAACTGGAATATATCTCCTCCCGGAAGAAAAAGAGCGCAGACCGGGTGGAAAAAGAACGGTGGAAAGATGTGGCAATCCGAATCAAACAGATAAACAAAAAGAAGTCGTAATAACCATGGGCTGATATAGCATATCAACGGCCAGATTCAACCCGCAATGAAGGTTTAAAGATCGGTATAGGTTGCACAAACGTTCATTATAAATGAGACAATAAATCAAATTGACACACTTGTGCTGTTTCTTTATACTCCCTGGATTGATGACAATACCTGTCGCCTGATATCATTTTTGAGCGGCGCATTTTGATCTGAACCTTACATTTGGGAGAAATCCATGCATCGTGAAAATTATATGAATGCCCTTCGGGAAGATATCGTGGATACCATAACGAAGTACCTGACACCCATGGCCCAGCGCTACGGTTACAGCGATATCCCTTTGGAGACCAATGTAAAATGGCGGCCCATGGTGCTGGTCATCGGCAATTATTCATCAGGGAAATCTTCTCTGATCAATGAGTTTCTCGGTGCAAAGATTCAGGATACAGGCCAGGCCCCCACAGATGATTCATTCACCGTACTGACCTATGATGATACCGTGCCGGAAGCAGAAGGAATACGGGTGGTGGAACACCGGGACGGCAAAGCCCTGCTTAATGATCCAGAATTTCCCTTTTCCACCCTTCGCAAGCACGGCCAGCGTTTTGCAGCCCATTTTCAACTGAAAAGAATTAACTCTCCTTTTTTAAAAAATTTGGCCATCATTGACACCCCGGGTATGCTTGACAGTATTACCGAGCGTGACCGGGGGTATGATTATCAGGAGGTCATCGGGGATCTGGCCCAAAAGGCGGGACTCGTTCTGGTTCTGTTTGACGCCCACAAGGCCGGAACCGTGCGGGAGGCATATAAAAGCATTCGGGATACCCTGACCGCCCATACCTTTGAAGACCGGATCATCTTTGTGCTCAATCGTATTGATGAGTGCACCACTTTCAATGATTTGCTGCGGGTTTACGGAACCCTGTGCTGGAATTTATCTCAGATTACGGGTCGGAAGGATATCCCCATGATCCGGATGACCTATTCGGCAAATGCAGCCGCCAGCAGTAACAATTCAGCTCATCTGCCCTCGTTTCTTCCCCTTCTTGAGAATCAGCGGGAGGATCTCAGGCAGATCATTTTACAGACTCCCCTGCGCAGACTGGACCATCTGGCTTCTTATCTGGAGATTCACGGGGAGCGTCTGTCCCATTATATTGAAGCGCTTCAGAACTTTGCGCTGGAATTCCAAAGTTTCAGACTGCAGAAAATTTTTATCGGGTTTCTGATCAGCCTTCTGGGGGGAGGCCTGATTGCCTTTCTCGTGATGATGACGGCCGGGATAGCCGCGCCCAATGCCCTGTTGTCTGTGGGCGGTATCGGTGCTGGCCTGATTATGATTTTATGGATGTCATTTTTTCAGAAAAAGCTGGACCAGAAATTCCGCACCAGGCGGCTGGAAAATCTTGATACGCTTACACCTGTGGCAGACCAGACCCGCAAAGACAGTTGGAGCGCCATCCGGGATCTGGTGGGCCAGACTCTGAGAAAAAACAAAGGCGACTATACCCTTTATGACCTCAAAATGGATCTGTTTGACATCCGGCAGGTTAATAATGTCGTCACCCAGAAGATTCGGGAGGCATTGAGCGATTTCCGGGGCATGTCTGACCATGATTTGGAAGAGTGGGGAAAAGATGCCTGGTCCGTGACGCCCAAGAAGCCGTCAAAGCTTTAATTCGGACATTTTATCTTGGTCTAATCTGGCTTTCACCGCAGTTCGAATAGACGTTGTTCTGCCTTCTGGTAAAGGCTTGAATTTTCAGGGGCCAGTTGCATGACCTCCTGCCAGGATCTAATGGCCTGGCGGGTCCTTCCGCATGTTTCATATGCCTGGGCAAGATCTGCATGGAGTATGGCAATACCCGGATATCTTCGTATGTTTTTATCCAGATAATCAATGGCCCTGTCTGTCTGGCCGCAACGGATATACAGCAGGGAGAGGCCATGAATGGCATTAATGTGCCCTGGCTTTTCCTGTAATGCTTTAAGAAAATATTGCTGTGCCAAAGGGTAGTTGTTCAATTCCATATATGCCGACCCGATATTGGTCAAGGGGTGTTCGGGGGTGGGATAGGCGATGTCTTCAAGGACCTTGTTGAATGTTTTAATGGCAATGCCCCACTGCTTTTCAAGAAGATAGGCTGCCCCAAGGTTGTTCAGGGCCTCGGTGTTATTGGGCTTGGATGCTATGGATTTTTTAAAGGCGTTTATGGCCAGGTCATACCTGCTTTTTCCCATGTAGGCCAGCCCCAGGCTGTATTGTATATCTGGATCGTCCGGCATGATTTTTTCTGCTTCAAAAAGTTTGCCCAATGCTGCCGTGTAGTCCCCCTGGACATAGTATACATCCCCCTCCCTCTTGATGGCCTGGGCGATTCTGTTCTCTTTTTGGGCCTGCAGCGCCGAAGTGCAGGAGGCCATCACCATACAGATACAAATACAGATGCACGCCGGGAAAAAGAGTTTTGTTTTCATGGGACAGGCTCCTTATTCAAGCAGGATCACATTTACGTTTTCATTTTCCAGAAAGCTCAGAGCTTCTTTAAAAAGAGACGTTCTGGTTAAAAAAAGCCTCTCCACTCCTTTTTCAGCATAAACCCCTGAAAGATTGTTTACTTTCCGGCCTGCATTGAATGCGGGGTTTTTCCATACCTGGTACCCGAGCTGGGAGAAAAGGCGGATACAGATCTCTTCAACGGTGAAATCCCAAGGCAGATCAAGGATCTGGTATCCCTGGCTTTTTAAGATATCAAGGGCGGAGCCGTAAACGCTTCCCGAATTTATCAATATATCAGGGTCGTGGGCATGGCTGATCCTGCCAAGTGAGACGCTCATCTCTACATTGTTTAGGGAGACGGGGATAACAGCCTTTGGATCATAGGCATAGGATGTTGCCGCCAGAAGAGTCTCTATCAATGATTCCTGGCAGCTGGGAACATCTTCCATGGAGTGGGCGCCGAGCCGGTCCCTGTCTTGGAGGATCTCACTGATTTTTTTAAATTCCAGATCCTTCCAGTAGGCTTTCATGGCGGCAACAAGATCTGAATCCATGGTCTCTTCAGTGATATCCGGCCCCAGAAGCACTGTTTTATTGCCGGCATCATTGCTGAGGACAGGTGTTTGTGACAAGTCAATGAATTCAGGCTTTCTCCCCTGGCTGCCGGGTGGAAAAAACAGCTTTCCCCGGTGCATAAGACGGCCCCGGATAAGCCGGGTGTAGCGTTTTAAATAAGCCAGATCCTGCTTGGATAAAGGGGGGAAGGCAGGCGTCGGGGATTTTTTTTCCCCGGCAATACCGGCGGGTTTCGTCCACCCAGGCCCAAGGATTTTCTCCCCCATAACAACGAAATCGTTAAACCAGGGCTGGGAAAGAATTGAAGGGTCAGGAATGACTATCTTTGCTCCCTGGTAGATGAGATTAATGTTTTTTATGGTCGGATTCAGGTGAAAAATGGTTTTTTCCCCGACCTTGGATACATTGCCCCCAGAAGTTAAAAATTCTTTGGAAAGCAGTCGGGATAACGTGTCCCCAGCTTTAACCTCGTGTTTGTAAGTGTGTTGGGATACAGCGGCTGGATTAATCTGGGCACTGAATTCCAGTACCGGAACCTCAACGGTTCCGTTATTGTCGTGTTCGTAATCGTTTTTATCCACCGGTTTAAGGGGAATCAGAATCCGACTGCCCGGAGAGATGGCGTCAATATTGCTGATTTGCGGATTAATGGTTTTAAATATTTTTAGGAACAGCGGAAAATCCGATGAGGATATTTCTCCTTTCTGGCGTAAAATTTTATACAGCCATTCATCCTTCTGAACCAGGTAGGGTTCGCAAAGATAACTGCGGTCATTGTAGGTGAACAGGGAGTAGGTTTTAAAACTGGTTTTCACCCCTTGGGCTGAAAAGCCGGGGCAAGGGGTGATAAGAACCAGTATGACCGGGCAGATAACAAGACAATATATGCTGGCCCGGAAAAAAGACATGAATCAAAACCCTAAACGGGCAGCTATTCTTTCGGAGACATCCTTTACAAATTTCTGGAACTGGGATGGCCCGAGGGGTTTCTCCTGGCTTGGAATCAATTCGGGATCATCGGGTGAAACAAAATCCGGTAAATTGATAAACCGGCTGTCTGATGAAATGCCATAGCCGTCTGCCAGTTCACCTTTAAAATAAAGGTCCTGGAAAGCATAGAATTTAATGGCATGGGCCGTGGCGTCCAGAATTACGGTTTCGCTGTCATCCACAAGGTTTAATGCCTTTGCCTGGACCATACCTGCAAGACATTCGCCACCCTGGGTACAGGTGATATGTCCGTTCTGGTTGGCTGTAAGCTGCCAGTCCATGATCTGCTGTTCTTTGGCCTGGACCACGAAAACATTTTTATGACCGCTGGTGGCATCATATTCCCGGGCAATCTGAATCACCCTGGGCATGGATACAGGATTGCCGATCATGGAGGCCTGGGCCACGCTTGGCTGGGTCTGGACCGGAATAAATTCGCGCTTGCTTTCATCGGGCTCAAGGTAATAACGGTATACTGGGTCGGCGTGTTCAGACTGCACCCCGATGATTTTCGGCAGTTTTTTGATGATGCCCGTGTTGTAAAATTTTAAGAAGCCGTTCATGAGCGCGGAGATATTTCCGGCATTGCCGACGGGGACCATGACCACTTTTTTATCCATATCCCAGTCAAAGTCCTGGGCAATTTCATAGGCGTAGGACTCCTGTCCCAGAATCCGCCATGCGTTTTTGGAATTGAGCAGTGCCACAGGATAGCTTGAGGACAGATACTCCACAACTTTCATGCAGTCATCAAAAACTCCTGGTATTTCAAAAACCCTGGCACCGCTTCCCAGGGGCTGGGCCAGTTGGGCTGAGGTGACTTTTTTATGGGGCAGAATTACAGCTGATTTTACTTCAGGCCCAAAATAGGAGCCATAAAGGGCCGCAGATGCCGATGTGTCGCCTGTGGAGGCGCATACCGAGATCACTTCGGAGACAAGTCCCTGGTCAATAAGATACTTTATGCTGGACAGGGCAGAGGCCATGCCCCTGTCCTTAAATGAGGCGGACGGGTTCTGGCCGTCGTTTTTGTAGTAAAACTTTAATCCTGTTTTTTCCTGGAGCACGGTATTGGCTTCGATCATCGGCGTATGTCCTTCACCCAGATAGATGATGGAGTCAAGGGGGATGCTGGGGCCAATGAATTCATGGTACCGGTAAATCCCTTTCAGGGCTGGGACCTTGAGCATTTTGCGGTAATCAAAAATTTTTTGCCAGGTTTCACCCGGAATGTCTTTGAGTTTATCTTTGTTCCGGTCATGGATCAGCAGTACCTGATTGCAGGCCGGACACACATACAAAAGTTCCTGGATGCCGTATTCTGCACCGCAGCCAAGGCATTTATAGTACATTTCCCCCTTGGGCGAGGGGATGATATATGGTCTGATATCCTCAGGGAATAAATTAAGATTCATGTTTAATTACTTCTATCCCTCCCATATACGGTACCAGTGCCTTGGGGACTTGGACGGTTCCGTCTTTCATTTGATAGTTTTCAAGTATTGCTGCAAAGGTTCTGCCCACGGCCAGTCCGGACCCGTTGAGGGTGTGGCAGAACTCGGGTTTTTTAGTGTTTTCCCGTCTGAACCGGATATTTGCCCGCCTGGCTTGAAAATCAAGACAGTTGGAGCATGAGGAGATCTCTCTGTATTTATCCTGGCCGGGCATCCACACTTCAAGGTCATAGGTCTTGGTGGCGGAAAACCCCAGGTCCCCGGTGCACAGGGTGACCACCTGGTAGGGCAGTTCCAGGCGCTGGAGTATATCTTCCGCATTGGCCCGCAGTGATTCAAGCTCGTCAAATGAGGTCTCGGGGGCGGTTATTTTCACCATTTCCACCTTGTTGAACTGGTGCTGGCGAATCAGCCCCTTGGTGTCTTTGCCGTAGGAGCCTGCTTCGGACCTGAAACAGGGGGTAAATGCCGTATATTTCAAGGGAAGTTTGGATTCATCCAGGATCTCTCCGGCCGGGATGTTGGTCATGGGTACCTCTGATGTGGGGATCAGGTAGTAATCCCAGTTCTCAAGTTTAAAGAGATCTTCCTCAAATTTAGGCAACTGGCCCGTACCGGTCATGGTTTCCCTGTTTACGATAAAGGGAGGCAGGACTTCCTTATATCCGTGCTCTGTAGTGTGAATATCCAGCATGAAGTTGATTAAAGCCCGCTCCAGACGGGCGCCAGCACCCAGATACAAAGGGAATCTGGAGCCGGCAAGCTTTGCGGCACACCCAAGATTGAGAATTCCTAAGCCTTCGGCA is drawn from uncultured Desulfobacter sp. and contains these coding sequences:
- the thrC gene encoding threonine synthase, encoding MNLNLFPEDIRPYIIPSPKGEMYYKCLGCGAEYGIQELLYVCPACNQVLLIHDRNKDKLKDIPGETWQKIFDYRKMLKVPALKGIYRYHEFIGPSIPLDSIIYLGEGHTPMIEANTVLQEKTGLKFYYKNDGQNPSASFKDRGMASALSSIKYLIDQGLVSEVISVCASTGDTSASAALYGSYFGPEVKSAVILPHKKVTSAQLAQPLGSGARVFEIPGVFDDCMKVVEYLSSSYPVALLNSKNAWRILGQESYAYEIAQDFDWDMDKKVVMVPVGNAGNISALMNGFLKFYNTGIIKKLPKIIGVQSEHADPVYRYYLEPDESKREFIPVQTQPSVAQASMIGNPVSMPRVIQIAREYDATSGHKNVFVVQAKEQQIMDWQLTANQNGHITCTQGGECLAGMVQAKALNLVDDSETVILDATAHAIKFYAFQDLYFKGELADGYGISSDSRFINLPDFVSPDDPELIPSQEKPLGPSQFQKFVKDVSERIAARLGF
- the serS gene encoding serine--tRNA ligase, with amino-acid sequence MLDIKLIKNNLDTVVQGMKKRRADIDFSPFLENEEKRKSLLVDIEELRHLRNTVSDEIAQMKKSGQDAQPSIDKMKGVSERIKEMDKDLNELDSWIKDFLIHIPNLPHEDVPTGKDDTENRLEKTWGTPRSFDFEIKDHADIAEGLGILNLGCAAKLAGSRFPLYLGAGARLERALINFMLDIHTTEHGYKEVLPPFIVNRETMTGTGQLPKFEEDLFKLENWDYYLIPTSEVPMTNIPAGEILDESKLPLKYTAFTPCFRSEAGSYGKDTKGLIRQHQFNKVEMVKITAPETSFDELESLRANAEDILQRLELPYQVVTLCTGDLGFSATKTYDLEVWMPGQDKYREISSCSNCLDFQARRANIRFRRENTKKPEFCHTLNGSGLAVGRTFAAILENYQMKDGTVQVPKALVPYMGGIEVIKHES
- a CDS encoding LysM peptidoglycan-binding domain-containing protein, with the translated sequence MSFFRASIYCLVICPVILVLITPCPGFSAQGVKTSFKTYSLFTYNDRSYLCEPYLVQKDEWLYKILRQKGEISSSDFPLFLKIFKTINPQISNIDAISPGSRILIPLKPVDKNDYEHDNNGTVEVPVLEFSAQINPAAVSQHTYKHEVKAGDTLSRLLSKEFLTSGGNVSKVGEKTIFHLNPTIKNINLIYQGAKIVIPDPSILSQPWFNDFVVMGEKILGPGWTKPAGIAGEKKSPTPAFPPLSKQDLAYLKRYTRLIRGRLMHRGKLFFPPGSQGRKPEFIDLSQTPVLSNDAGNKTVLLGPDITEETMDSDLVAAMKAYWKDLEFKKISEILQDRDRLGAHSMEDVPSCQESLIETLLAATSYAYDPKAVIPVSLNNVEMSVSLGRISHAHDPDILINSGSVYGSALDILKSQGYQILDLPWDFTVEEICIRLFSQLGYQVWKNPAFNAGRKVNNLSGVYAEKGVERLFLTRTSLFKEALSFLENENVNVILLE
- a CDS encoding dynamin family protein, whose product is MHRENYMNALREDIVDTITKYLTPMAQRYGYSDIPLETNVKWRPMVLVIGNYSSGKSSLINEFLGAKIQDTGQAPTDDSFTVLTYDDTVPEAEGIRVVEHRDGKALLNDPEFPFSTLRKHGQRFAAHFQLKRINSPFLKNLAIIDTPGMLDSITERDRGYDYQEVIGDLAQKAGLVLVLFDAHKAGTVREAYKSIRDTLTAHTFEDRIIFVLNRIDECTTFNDLLRVYGTLCWNLSQITGRKDIPMIRMTYSANAAASSNNSAHLPSFLPLLENQREDLRQIILQTPLRRLDHLASYLEIHGERLSHYIEALQNFALEFQSFRLQKIFIGFLISLLGGGLIAFLVMMTAGIAAPNALLSVGGIGAGLIMILWMSFFQKKLDQKFRTRRLENLDTLTPVADQTRKDSWSAIRDLVGQTLRKNKGDYTLYDLKMDLFDIRQVNNVVTQKIREALSDFRGMSDHDLEEWGKDAWSVTPKKPSKL
- a CDS encoding tetratricopeptide repeat protein is translated as MKTKLFFPACICICICMVMASCTSALQAQKENRIAQAIKREGDVYYVQGDYTAALGKLFEAEKIMPDDPDIQYSLGLAYMGKSRYDLAINAFKKSIASKPNNTEALNNLGAAYLLEKQWGIAIKTFNKVLEDIAYPTPEHPLTNIGSAYMELNNYPLAQQYFLKALQEKPGHINAIHGLSLLYIRCGQTDRAIDYLDKNIRRYPGIAILHADLAQAYETCGRTRQAIRSWQEVMQLAPENSSLYQKAEQRLFELR